The proteins below come from a single Prochlorococcus marinus str. MIT 9215 genomic window:
- a CDS encoding CYTH domain-containing protein, with the protein MALEIERRFLIKNDTWKKFIIQKLCIEQGYLSKSLDGWIIRVRITGKNSKIALKKHIKGFTNFEFEYSIPRSDAETIMSNLSSTIKKERFFLEFENKFWIIDCFKENNYPLEIAEIELSSEEEDLFLPSFISKEITGQTHYSNFNLANNPFSEWKADYLTTFKSD; encoded by the coding sequence ATGGCATTAGAAATAGAAAGAAGATTTCTTATAAAAAATGATACTTGGAAAAAATTCATAATTCAAAAACTTTGTATTGAACAAGGATATTTATCCAAAAGTTTAGATGGTTGGATTATTAGGGTAAGGATTACAGGCAAAAACTCTAAAATTGCACTTAAAAAACATATCAAAGGCTTTACCAACTTTGAATTTGAATACTCCATTCCGCGAAGCGATGCTGAAACAATAATGTCAAATCTTTCTAGTACAATTAAAAAAGAAAGATTCTTTCTAGAATTTGAAAATAAATTTTGGATTATAGATTGCTTTAAAGAAAATAATTATCCACTTGAAATTGCGGAAATTGAACTTTCCAGCGAAGAGGAAGATTTATTTCTTCCATCTTTCATTTCAAAAGAAATTACTGGGCAGACCCACTACTCTAATTTCAATCTCGCCAACAATCCTTTTTCAGAATGGAAAGCAGACTATTTGACAACTTTCAAAAGTGACTAG
- a CDS encoding helix-turn-helix domain-containing protein, whose translation MQMVEEEVNNIDMMGLSAREMEIIDLVADGLTNQEIAVKLTISKRTVDNHVSNMFTKTGSKNRVALLNWAMDNGKICRDGFNCCSLPDPDQD comes from the coding sequence ATGCAAATGGTTGAAGAAGAAGTAAACAACATTGATATGATGGGTCTCTCAGCAAGAGAGATGGAAATCATTGATCTCGTGGCTGATGGGCTCACAAATCAAGAGATTGCGGTAAAACTAACTATCAGTAAAAGAACTGTTGATAATCATGTAAGTAATATGTTTACAAAAACTGGTTCTAAAAACAGAGTTGCACTTTTGAATTGGGCAATGGACAACGGAAAGATTTGTAGAGATGGATTTAATTGTTGTTCACTCCCAGACCCTGATCAAGATTAG